In the genome of Neodiprion fabricii isolate iyNeoFabr1 chromosome 4, iyNeoFabr1.1, whole genome shotgun sequence, the window ctttgacgttgtacaattgaatttttccgtgTCTCATACTGGCACTCCTTTGCGATGATGCAAAGCAGTAATTTGGAAAACAAAATCAGACCGAGTTTCTCacatagaataattttttctcgagGTTAGAATTCAACCTAGAATTacgaaaatatacaaaatgaCAAGCAAAGTGATttcggaagaaaaatcgaagcGATTGTTCGACAAAATAGAGATATTGATGGGAAAAGTATATAGAAGACATGGGATGAATTCAACCCAATGtctatttggttttttttcaaaaatattaaatttcatcgCCCTGGCAAAAGACATGGGGAAACTTTACTATGCGGTTATTATTAGCACATCATAACGCGTGGCAACGAAACTTGGACGTGAAACTATTTGCAATGAAGGCTCATTGACGGGCAGTCCTGATGAGAAATTATGCAGACTATTgtcagcgttgagaaaaatatgaaacttcTTTCAACATAGGGTTTTGAACACTATGGACATGAAGGATTAATGGGtctatttaaaaaatatccagaAATGTTATTTGCAACAATGATATTAAACACGATTGAAGGAAACATCCCTGCTGTGTGCTAGAAATGAATTTGAGCAAATTCGATGGACAAGTTGAGATATGAACAATTTGAGAACTGGTTCTATAATTAGAAACCACtcgaagaaaattttcgaaatcgctAACCCCAGAATAGATAAAAACAGATCCGTTTAAAGACAGTACGCCTGATCTTCGTTTACGATTAAATTTAtagattataattataacataATGAGagttttttccacattttttataaaatttgtagCGGTTTGATCAGCAAGCCAAATGCATTCACAACCGCTTGAACTGGATCAAAGATCagagtttaataatttttaacgtttttaAGTATAAAATCTTTTTCTATATTGTTGACATCTTAGCTtgcgttattcaaattttgccAGAATCATGTCTCTTACACGGTAACGATGTTATTTCATGCGTGTCACTCATCATTAGCGCTAATAAGTCTGCTGAAGATATTTGCAAcggattttttctctttccttaaGCTTTGATCCAGACGGTACGGCCCGTTAATTCTCAACATCCACGACATACCGACAATCTTTCCGCACTTTTGTTTCAGCGGAGTACATTCACGTATGCAAGCGAAGGGATCCCAACGTAGAGAACTGCATATCCCAAAGCGTGGAGTACCTTCGGCCATATCTGGTGAAGGGAGTTCCAGAGCGCAACATACCATCTCTGGAGCCTCTCCTCCTGAAGGAATTGGTCGCTGCTGAAGGAACAGGAATCAGAATCTCGGCGCGGAACGTCCACGCCTATGGAGCCAGCGATTTCACAGTCAAAAGGCTCAAGTAAGCTTCAGTTTGTTTCTCGAATTTTAGAATGATTTCCAGAAATTTCGCCTGTgctattaaaattttttgcctaCGAACGACGATACTGCAAACCCAACGCAAACTATCCGATTCGtgattgtaatatttttgttcggTCAGTAGTAAATTGTCGCAAATTATAGCCACTCGCCATCGTTCAGAGCACACAACTGCAATGATCGCTGTTTGCATTCATCTTCAAGGTCAGAATAAATTCGCGAAGATTACGGAAACGAATAACAAATGATACACTGATAATTGGACGCGTAATTTAGGGATACTCAGGCTTACAGGGTGctcacaaaaaattttctaataacAGTAAATGATGACTATTCTATACTTTTATCGATGGAGCTAACGTGAATCTAGGCATGcattttatagatattaacAAGAAAACAGATTCTATCATgttaaatgtaataaattatcgtCGCTTGGACAGTTTAGTACCTTACCTCGATAGCTACTATTTTCATGAAACGAAGTCTCGAACAGATTTTCCACAGCGCTGACAGGTTttctaatgaaaaattgtttcacttTTGAGAAcctcgaaaaatttcttctgaaacaaatgttttttcataaagagatggaacaaaaaatgtgTCTGGGGGAACTAGTACAAAATTTACTCAATAACAATGAAATGACCGGTCAAATATGGAAACGAGACGAGAGATGCGTACTTTTGTGACCGATGCAATTAgtgtcgaaatttcaaaatccatttattttcaatttgaaatattgcCATGGGGAATATTCTGATATGCTAAGGTGTCATCACCGTTGTCTTCAATATTTGACAATAAATACAAGTGTTAATTTACCTTACAATTAATGAGGATAGAAGTACTATTTTGGATGTGTGAATTTATCATTCTGTTTGTTATTTACCTGAAGGTATTCGCAGGTGAGATTGAAACACGCACAACATCGTTGCAAATATACACCAACGATTTACACCCATAGTCAGAAAGGTTCGCGTGCTAAATATGTGGCAGCATGCGAGGGGTAAACATCTCGTTTATATTCTTGTCGCAGTATCACGCGCGTGCCGCGTCCCTGACACAACACTGAAATGCCCAGAAAACAATCGGACATCGCGTATAAGACTTGCAAAagagaaataatgaaaatgatggTACAAGACAATAGCATATTAGCATCGAGCCGTTAAGCAACGAGACCTCGATCATTGCGGCACGCGTGCCGTTCAAACTTAcggttttaattttaaataaatttatttgttcgtttttATTCCGTTTAAATTCGTTATGTTCTGTTCCAAATTCCAAGCACTGAACTGTCGAAATGATATCCGCATGGAATATTTACCTCTAACGGAGgtattatgaaaaatgtttgaaactaTCGCGTGTACATTTCGTAATAAATGTAGATTAGGCACTCATGAACGACCAAGTACGTGAATACCGGGCGAAATTTGTCATCAATGAAACTGCCGAATTGTTGCGGGGTTATATAATTTGGAGACCGCCTTTATGGCGAGAGAGAATAGCGACCATTCGCCGCCTGGTGGTTGTTTCTGGTACTTCCACTTATGTGCATGAATATTCACAGGCATCCAATGGATATCCATCATCGGTTTTGATACGATCGTAAATATTGTGGACTTCTCTAGATGTCTGTTAGAGATCCGCTACAGCATGGATCTTTCGTAGAGCTGTGGATCTTGTATGGATCCTCTAATAGATCAAGTGTTCCGTGTGGGTACCATTTCGACATTAACAAAAAAGAACGATAACACGATCTGTCTAAACTCTAAAGTCATTGAGAGcagaattttcttcattcgaattttcatctttaattGCAAATAGAAACAACagattttcaattctgttGATTTCAACTTAAAGAGCCGTTTTTCTGACACAATTTCCTCTGTGTCGACTTAATACCATAAAATCATAGTCTAACATCTTACCTAAAGTTTTTGTTGCCCTGCTCTTCGCGTAATCAGCTCTGTACTATCAGCTGATTGCTCATTGCAACGCCATGTCGCTCCTGCCTGTAACGTAGTTTGGATTCAATGCGTATTGATATAAACGTTCCTCGAATGGTCACGATtcaatttgcaattttgtCTCCGCGTGTAACGTAAGTGGCAACTACTATTCAATAAATCACTTTACTGACTGTCATTCAATCCCAAACGCACGCCATACATGGCGGTAAAAATTCGCTGCATATATATTTGTAGAATTTTGTGCAAAAGGTTGTACAGAACTTTCTACAGAGTTTGCTTACctgttgaaaattctttacGCTGTTCCAGCTCTTTTTCTAAAATGGATTTTACTTTTCTATGGCTTATAAAACCCGTTTTCCTGAGAATTTCATGAATAAATGTGCTATTAGTTGGgttaaaattttgattgtCTGAAATCCACAATTAATCGGACAGATGCCCGAGTTATACATTAAAATGGGAGAAATGTAGgataagaattaaaaaaacactTCCACTTACTTGATCCACACAACTAATTGGCAATTACATTCTACATATATGGTCCAAGATAAGGTTCGTTTAGTTCGAATCAGCAGAATTCAACCAACTAATCTTAACGGGCAAGTTCCTGGTTTTATTTAGTTTAATATTTTGCTTGatcaaattaataaataaacaaatataacggtttgttatataataattagacTTCgtcatcaaaaaaatattcaagtagTTGCAAAGAAAAGCAAATGATGCAAAATACCATTCAGCATTTAGCATTCAGTTGGCTTATTGAATGATACATTTCATCAAATGAAACATCGACTGCAGggattcgaataaaattgttaGGTGCAAGTGATCTTTATTTAAACCAATATCATTTGGTCGAACTACGCAAATGATATACCATGTCGCAGGATATCGAAGGTCAACAGGGCGAACTAGACcgtctgataaaaaaaaaccgtacaaatttttccaaaatgcTATTCGCGCCaatgataatgaaaatgaatgaaatctAAAATGTCAATAATTAGATAAATGGTATGGTAATTGGAATGTTCAAAATGATCAACCTCTTGTGTTTTTGGTTCGATTCTATAAATAATTTGAGCTCATTTCGCTCACTGCTCAAAAATCACCTGAAAACCATTCAAATCTTAGATTACAGTATAATTGTAACGCGCAAATCTAATTCTTAACGATTTTGTTGCTGGAGTTGATTACttatgtgaaattatttcaagtgaTCTCTTAGACATTAGAATCGGAGCAACAACATCGGTTTAACGATATCCATCGTCTTAACTatagaaacatttttcaaatcaaatgtGCTCggattcatttttaatatataaaaaagGGGCGTTGTTTCCCTTTCGGTTTAATATCATTCGCCCTTGAACATTTGTATTCGGGTGTCGAAGAAAACGGACCAAAGTATCGGTCTTAAAAATTAAATCCGTATACTGTTCTCAAGGACAATTTTCTTGCAGAATCGACCTCGACAAGTTGAGGTTTGAGGTGGACATCAATCTACCGCACTTGTACATAGACGGCATGTACGAAATCGCAGGAAGAGTGTTGCTGCTTCCGATATCGGGAACGGGGCCAATGCAAGGTAACTTCACCCAGTGTACCGGAGCAGTGCGTATGCAGGGAGCGTTGCGGAAGGACAAAGCTGGCGAGGATCACCTGTACTATTCAGATTTCCGTATGAAGATCTCGATCGGCAAGGGGAACCTCCGACTGGAGAACCTTTTTGGAGGAGAGCGAACCCTTGGCGACGTTGTGAACGCGGCGATAAACAACAACTTCGACGCCTTCATCAGGGAACTGAAGCCTCTGATAGAGAAGGCTTTGTCGGAGTCGTTCCTGGAAATTTCGAACAGAATCGTCGAGCCTTTTACGTACAAACAATTGTTCCCGGACAATTAAAGATCGACGTGATAGAACGTTGAAGTAGGAAATTTTTAAGATATCGATAACGAtcaccgtttctttttttttttataaagcGCGCGGCTTAAATGACGTggagaatttttgaaatcctcATCTATTACATGCACTTGACATGCAGGCTCGTTTGAACGAGCATCAATCCTCGAAAATTAGTTTATAAGATATCGATGAACTGACGATATTcactaaaatatatataattaatatataaatagatTATGGTTCTAGGTACAGGTAAATTTTATACTTAAAGAGCATGTAATATCTGTCATTATACATACCTGTAAGATATTGACAGAtatatgtgaaataaatttttcccattaCCATTTACCGAGTCAAACGATTACGTGAACTTTGTAGTTCACGATCGACTTACCACAATCTTTTTGCGACAAGAAaaagatgatgaaataattgcaTCGCCGCCGGGTGATGTgcgtataatattaaaaaaaaataacaagcaTGCTCTTCGAAGGTGTTAAATGGCAGTGCACACGCAGCGGAATAACAAACCGATGCATAGATATAAGACAATTAATAATCTGAGGAGACCCGCCGAACACGAATGATCAACGGGTGATTATGCGTAATAATCTTGAACCGAAGGAATagagaggaaataaaaacaaaaacctgtgGAGCGAGGATAACAGGTTTGgttgtataataatagttaCCGGATAGTAAACGCGGGTGGTAAGTtaaacgattaattttttttcgaatccgttttttcttctccatttTATTTGTTGGGCCATAGCTCGGCGCATGTTTCTTACAAATCAACAAGTCCAGTACGTCGTTATACCTCTATCTCTAATTTAAATCTACAATGGCATTAAACGGCGCGAATCTTACGCGTAAGGAGGAACGAGTTTTACGCTAcctaaataataatttgagtAACGCACTCGCGAGGCGTAGCTTTCTCATGTAACCAACGAGTTTGTCATCCCATGTTAATCATTCTATAATAAAACGCGTTGAAGACCTGCCGTCCGAATAAACGAATACCCAAGAAAGTGCAGGTTATCGATAGTTATTGTACAAGCTGCCCACCCATCAATGAGCAATATTCGCTGAACCCTTGCGAGTAAACATTTTTCGACgccctccgatcaactcttcTCCTACATTCGGTCGGGGAAAAGCTCGTCGTAGCTGAAGTGTTTGCAAATTCTGTTTGACAGCTCAAGCACGCGCTCGGTGATTACTTGCTCGAGGTTCGGCTTGATCAAGGGGATTATCTCCTTTCGGTTGTCCTGCAGGGCCGCGTTTATTCCTTCAGCCAAGGCTCCGTCTGGTCCCGGACGAGGCGTGAATTTCGACGTGTAGTCCTTGATAAGCAGGCTCGTCGTCATGGTAGGGAAGTAGAGGAACTTTGCCCCCTTATGGTCGACCAGTCGGAACTTCATGCCCACCTTGGCCTCGACGTCGTCTGCGGTAAACCAATCATGTCACATTTATGCTAAGGCTAATACTAAATTTATGCAAAGGGACtagtttgtttctttttattgttgCCGATAAATTCACGAGAGAATAGACCGATTTTTGTGGCAGTCGCATCAATGTCTTGTCTGATCAGTCCGCTGCCTCAAATGCAGGtccatcaaattttttatacctcaGATTCTTAACGCAATATAGCCTTGACACCCCTGCGAATTGGAGTGATTAGTGTCCGGCCGAAGCTGACTTTGACTACTTGACGAGCAGGCGACAAACTTGGTGGAAATTAGATAAATCTGTTGGTGGAATCGCATGATTTGTCTTATGCTCATTTGGGTATTCAGCTTCCCGAAACTGTCGCGATATACGTCATGCAACGTTGGTTGTTTTAGATGATAAAGTGATGAAAATGTGATAAATACCGCAACGAGACGATGTTGACTAAATTCAATCGCACGCGTGTTAGATTCGGCTAGTTCCATATATTCGAGATGGTCACCGggtagaagaaaaagaagaaaaattgaaagtggcGGTGATCGATACATGATCGATCATATCTCCAGCAATATAcgtgagttgaaaaaagtcaTCAGATAATAACTATAGGTACAGAGTTTCACAATGCAGTCCGACAAGGTTGCGTTCAGATCCTGCGATCATTATCGAACGCATATTAAATTACCGTGACAGTTGACCCGAATTATTATACGATAATTTAATGTTATTCCTCTCGTTTTGCCACCGGTATGATTTATCGGCTACTTGTCAAGCTTCGGTTGACAGGACCTTTTTCCAAGGTCACAGCCAGAGTCTCAATCAGGATCCGTGAAGGTGGATATCGTTTTAGAGAAAATCACAATAGTGGATGCCACCGTTGTACGAAATGcgtattttgaaagaaaacgtTCGAACATCTCTGGTCATTCCCgtgtcaattttcaaagattttcgaACCTTACGCGACATATTTAAAGCTCCCTCGCATAAAATGGCAATAAAATGGCGGCGAACCGAATGTTTCAAAGAGTACTCCTGTACCGTTTGCTCTTTTCTGTATGTTAGGAACGAAACGTTTCCACTACGAGATAGATGTTTGAATATTGACGGTCAACGTGTGAATTTGAGCGGCCGAAAGGCTACGCAAGAAACGGTTGCCTGCGGTCAATTGATAATAGTGTGTTTTGGTGCCGGAGCTGCTTGACATTCAGCATAATGTTTATTGCGTCAATCTTAGGCGCGGCTGATGAAATTATCcgtttcaataaaaaaaatatgtacatgtatgtatataatatgcatatttaTACGGGTGGTGTTTCTGGTCTGACACACTTTTTGGCTTCATACCTGCAGCGACTGACTTCTTTGCAATTTTAGAACGTTTTAACATATATCGAAATATATTCTGCgcaatattttcagatttttacacTCGCCCGATTCACCGCTACTTTCGCATATTTTCACAAGATACGACAAGACAGCGTACGATTGATGTTTAgtttttgtaaacaaaaaatatccagGATATTTATCGAAGCGTCGACAATGCGGCGATCAACTTCAATGGAAGTGCTAAATACGTTGCAAAAGAACTGCGAGTAATGggatcgaaataatttttttgttgcttaATATTTGAGATTTGCAGACTGACTTCACTGTGCGTTCACAATTCACAATTAAACGACTAATATATTCAACGTTGTTACTATCGTTTCGGTTATTCGAATACTATTTGACGTTTTTAATTCTGTTTTCGTCCTGTGCCACGTGAAACTCGTTGGATATTACAGAGATAATTTTTCCGTGCAACAACACGCACCGGAATGAACTCTTGCTTACGTATTGGGGAATTGATCGAGCATTCTAGGATACTATATGATAACATTGGATTGCACATAACTCGATACATTAGAACCAATAATTGGTTAATGATATGACTAGTAGGGCGTAGTGGGAATTTCTTTGGAACggtcaaaaaaattgttagtGTTAATAACGAAGATAACAAACAATCAGAGCAGAAGTATGAGGTCGTGTCCAAGCGAGCGAAAGACTGACGTTACAAATTGAGAATAACCAAGTTTTAGCTTATATGTCTTGCGATTTGTACTCGCGTGTAATCCTACTACCTCATTTTGTACTTCAATTGAAGATCTGAGAATTTTCCAGGGaagaatgaattatttgttaGATTCCCTTTTAATTTCACTCGACGgcagaaaagaaagaaaattgaacaatcATCCTCAAAggcgttttgaaaaatttcccaaaACGAAGacgatgaatttgaaaaagtgtCTCACGTTTCAGGGAATACTTTTCTGGCATCCAGATGCGTATTGTCTATGTTACAGCGATCACGCGTCACGCGGTTGAAAGTTAGAAGGTGCAACGATTTCCCGATCGAGACGAAACGCGGATTAATTGCACAACTGCAAATGTCGAACCCGAGGCTCCAAGGCCTTCGTGCATCGAGATCTCGATTTCGTACGCAGAGGAATCT includes:
- the LOC124180034 gene encoding protein takeout-like, producing MIPLTIALLLAVVTRASAVNLPEYIHVCKRRDPNVENCISQSVEYLRPYLVKGVPERNIPSLEPLLLKELVAAEGTGIRISARNVHAYGASDFTVKRLKIDLDKLRFEVDINLPHLYIDGMYEIAGRVLLLPISGTGPMQGNFTQCTGAVRMQGALRKDKAGEDHLYYSDFRMKISIGKGNLRLENLFGGERTLGDVVNAAINNNFDAFIRELKPLIEKALSESFLEISNRIVEPFTYKQLFPDN